The genome window GCCGTCTGAGGGGTTGAAGGCACTTGGCTATGTGAAGCTGAAGCTTAGGAGAAAGTtctgggctggggctgcaggaacTGGCATTTAGAGGGCAGCAGAAAGCGTGCGGGCAGAGGATATCCCCTAGAAAATTCGAGTTTCTGTGTCTATAGCTTTCCTTCTGATAACAGGTACTGTTAGCCGCTTGGTTACTAGAGATAGAGATAGTCTGGAAGGTAATGATTtccaaagaagaagaaggaggaggcgggGTGAAGTGCAGGGGCAAGGTTTAAATCAGAGGCTGTGAGTGTATAAAGACTATAAAAGGTTTGTCCAGCCTGGACATGAGTTTCCTTCTTATGACCCCCTTGCCCACTCAAGGCTGGGCTCCAAAGTTGGTGCTCAGCTACCGTGAGGGAGGGACGGTGGTGGCCTGTGTATTGTCTTCTTCTCTGTGGACTGGGCCACGCCCTCCCGTCAGCTAGACCGGGGCCTGGCCTACCTGTGAGAATATGATGAGCAGTGTCTGCTTGCTGCCACAGCCGCTGCCCCGCTTCCTTCAAGGCTCCCGTGCCGAGGGCAACACTGTCGAAGGATCTTTGCTCCAGAGGACAAGGTGGCATTGTGGACGTATCTCTGACTGAGTCCCCGAATCCACAAATGTCACGAGGGTTCAGACCAAAGTTCTCTCCTTGGAGAAGGCATCAATACACAGCCGAGCAAGTTTGTCTGGCACCACTTCAGCCTTGTGTTCGAAAGTCATGCTCGAAGGCCTTCCAAGTCACTCAGCCAAGAAGGGAGCGTGCCGTCCAGGGGACCGAAGAGCAGGGCCAGCGGCCAAGAACTGCCCCCACCTCTTCTCGCGCTCCTTTCTTATTGCTACAGTAATAATTCTTCTGCCTGGACATGTGGTATTTGCCTTAAGAAGGGCCCTCTACCAGTAAGGAAGATGAAGCCACTCTGGGCTTCTTACCTGAAAAACCCCTTAATTGGAAGTGACAAGACCGAGAGGCCAGTGCTTCCCTTCACTTTGTCCCCAGCTCCACGTCCTCTTACCTAAGATGGAACCGCCTTGACAGCTATTAAAAAGATAAGCCACTGCTTCTCATTTAAGCTTCACTTAGCTGTGATTaatcaacaaaaaagacccagcgTCTTTTCAATCCTCTGCAACCTTTCCAGAGCAAGCTTTTCACCGGATAAGCTTTTCTGTCATGCATCAAAGGCTATCACAGCCTTCCAGGGAGTGTGCTGTCACCAAGAGAGTTCATGGTGCCACAAGCTTCAGAACCAAGTTTCTGAAAACATCACAAGGATCGGGAACATTCCCTCCAAACgatcctccccactcccaacctGGCCTGGGGCTTCAGATgctaaataacaacaataatgtTAAGAGATCTTTattattccaaaaataaataacaagataaTCAAAAGTTCACTCTGGAAACAATGGGGACTGCAGGTAGATACAATAGATTTCCTTTAAATACAGTCATTTCTGGGGAAGGAGTGGGCAGCCTCAGAGCggccctctctgccctcccacctcccaccccatcaACAGCGGTGGAGATAGGAACAGGGTTGAAATAAGATAATTAGCAACAgcctgactctgtgtgtgtgtgtgtgtgtgtgtgtgtgtaggagagaaagaaggatgaGAATGAGTGTCAGGGTggctggtgggggcagggttTTTGGTTCTCCAGTGCATTTCACTTTCTAAAGtctgccccacctccaccacGGCCGCAGGGACCCAGAATCCACCGTAACTGAATGTGAGCTGAGGCTCCCCGTTTCCCTCCGGCATCTTCACTGAGAAATCAAATACACTCTCCACTGAAAGACActgcatgcaaagaaacaaaactaaacttGGCTAATTTTCTGCTGTTTACTCAGAACTCGAGCTGTGCGTAATGGCTTTGTCTTTTCATAGGACTCTCTGGATGTCTGCATCAGTGGGGTTGCTGCTTCAGGATATAAGCTCTTATGGAACAGGGCCTGTTGGGGTTTCCCCCGCCTGGTCATTCACCCATTGCAGCCCTACATGCCTCGGGATGTATAATAAATAGTTCTCCATGAGGAGGATCCTAGGGTTATAAATAGGCAGTTCaacgggggagggtggggggtggtcttAACTGCTTTGCTGGATTGTGAAGACCGCCATCAGCCCAGCCGCAGCCTGCCAGCTTACACCGTTCAGAGTTTGAGTAAGCCAAACGACGTGAAGCCCGTTCCGTGGCTCACTTGGCTTGGATCAGTCACGTTGACAAACACCGAAGCACCCGGTTGCAATTCAAAGACTCCTCCCAAGTGAATGGATTGCTGCCCGCACGGTTTGGAGGAACTGTGGGTATTTGCGGCTCTAAGTAAGATTCTCTCCGATCCACTTGGGGACTTCAGGCAGAGGCTGGCTATAAATGGAGCTTGACTCAAAGCTTGCCGATTGGAACAGAAGGTGACTTGGGCATAGATGTAATAGAGTCCTTGTCTTTTCACGGCCAGCTGTTTTCCGTTTTCGAGGGTTACCAAGTTGGTGCTTAGGGTGTAGTATCCTTTGGGGGCCCACTGGAGAACTGTAATTGGAGAGGGAAAAAATCCATGGTGAGGCGGGGCATACACAATTCAGATTCTAACAGACAGTAGAGTTGCGTGTTGGATACTGGCTTCATATAGGAGTGGAAGTTTGGGCCCTCAGGGACTCTGAGGGACCCATCCAGCCCTCAGAGTCTGTTGAGGAGCCACGGCTGACCAATCAACATGGGGTGCACAGTCAAGTGGAGCTCGGTTCCCATCCAGACCTTATTCAAGCCTGGGCAAGTCGCTTAATCTCCCTGAATCTCAGTTCCTTCCCTGTAACCCGGGGCTAATGTTACAGCCTATTTCAGAGACTTGTTGTCAAGATGAACCCAAGTTAACAGAACACAGTGAGTTTCCTTCTCCCTTTAAGACCTCTTAAGGCCAATTTGCCCTTGAACTTAAAAGAGCGCAAGTGACTTAGAAATCTCATGTCATAAATTACGCGTGCCAAAATACTCAAAGTCCTTGCTATATTAAGTCGTATCTTGCTTTCCTTGAATTTTCCAAAAAGTCAAAGACTTGCTGATCTCGCTCTTGCTCAGCCTCAGCACAGAGAAAAGACCCCATTTCTTCCTACCTGATCATGCTCTTGCAAACCCGACCCGCCTCCCACAGCAAGGACTAAAATTAGGCAAGGAAGTATGAAAATAAACCTGTCATTTCACTGTGTGTTTTTGATCTCCCATTGTAGTGGGCGCCACCAACTCGAAAGTGCCTGTATTCTTGTGGCTAAGCCGAAGTACCCACCAACAATGTGCCATTTTCTTGACTGAGATGTTGAGTGGGTTCAAAGTAGTGTGTGCAGCCGatttcaaatctcagctcccACAGAGACCTagactgctgggggtggggggtgggggtggggagaagtgaaAGTACTGATGCATTTGCTtccttgaccttttttttttccaactcctATTTGGTGGTCTTAGGCCTATCAGGGTGCAAGACCCCACCTGTGAAGACTCATCCCTTGGTAACTAGGAAAGGCATCCTGAAATGCCTGACATTTCGTGGGCCTCCGGATCACTCCAGAAATGCTTCATTATGATGTTTTTACTTCTGGACCATCTGATTGAGAATGGCAGTTTCCCTGTCTTTGAATCCACAGAGTTTATTCTTGTAAGTCCTTACCTAATTTTCATCCTTGCTGTGAGATGTAGATCAACTTTGGAGCAGCATGACCAAGTAGGTCTGAGAGGTTTGTGACTGGGGTGGGGTAGGAAATGTGACTTACTTCTCACCTGATCCCCTGTAGACCTACTGTGATGTAGACTGTCAACCATGCTAGGACCAACAGCCGTCATGGGCCTTTTGGCAGAGTACGTGAGCACCATGAAATCTATCCAAGGCAAGCTATGCTTCTAGGAGGTGTCTCTGTTGCTGGCATCTATCCAATCTGGATTGGATTGTATCATGTGGATGACTGTCCTTGTTGGGATATTTTCCCATAAGTGTATTTTATGAGAAAGAGTACTTGGCAGAATTATTAAATATTGTGGGAGTGTTATTAAAAAGGGCTTTATGTTACTCTTCTGACAGCTGAACTGCAGTGAAGTAAGCTAAGAAATGACACCTTACATTTGTATAACACTTGACAGAATAACTTTCTTCCATATTAGCTGATTTGATGCTCAGAGTCACCCTATGAAGTGAGACAGGAAACCGCTGCAAAGgtaaagggacttgcccaaggtcacccagcaagtgGTAGTCATGGTTCTTAAACCTCAGCATTCAACAACTTTCTATCCAGTGCTCCTGCTCCCATACCATGATTTAGGATAACCACGTATGTGTTACGGCCACTGAGAAGTCCAAGCCACCTCCGAGATGAGGTCctatctcctttcctctctctgtgtgtgtgtgtctctctctgtctatgtctctctctcacacacgtgcgtgtgacacacacacacacacactgcttagAACTCCATTCCGGAGCACTGAGCTAAAGTTTTCCAAGACTGCTCTGATGCTCTTGGCCTACATTTATGTAGATACGGGATTTTCTGCTAGTGTGCATGTTTCCATCCTTTTATCAGATGTGCCACATTCTCCAACACCAGCTATCATGAGGTACAGATTTGGGAAAAAAGATCTAAGGGCTAGAATCATGGCAGAATgtatatggaaagaaaatcatTCGGAGTTGAAAAGACTACACTATGTCGTCTGTTGTTACTTCATTGGAAAATCTAACATCCTGGCACCTATTGATCTTTGCAAAATGATTTTACCTTTAATTTCCCTGAGGTTGGCCCCAATGAGGCTGGGGTTAATCATACAAGGATTGGCAGATGGCAGGAAATACCCCTCGAGGCCCATTTACACGCAGTGAAGAGGGGTTAGGATGAGGGATGCTAGCAGTCAGGAGGTCACTACCTGCCATCTCTTCTGTGTTGTCAGAATAATGGTCCCTCCACCCAGTAATTCATCACTGAGAATCAGCCACAGAGCAAGAACCTATGAGGACATCGGGATTGCGTCCTACCTACTTTTGTCCCTCCAAGTCTCATCTGTGCATTTGAGCCCACTTTAAAGACAAAGGCAAGCTTTGTAAATTGGGCcccagaggaagagaggagcCTACTCGTTAGGCTGCCTTGCTTTATCCTCCTGGCCTTCCCCCTTCGGTGGCTGATGCTCAGATGCTTTGGACTTACCAGATGCTGTTTTACTACTGGCCTCACTGATGACATGTGCTGCGATTTGAGGATCCTGATCACCTGAAATGAAACCAAAGGCCAACTGTCAggccaaagaaaaacagaactgtcCCCAGAAGGATTTGGTCTATCTCTGCAGCTGGGTCCTAGAGACTGTACTTAAATAGGTTATGTGAAAGGAAGAATAAGATGGCCTGAAATCCCTCTCACAGAGGGAAAAGTTGGTTACTAAAATCTGAACAATCGAATTGGCTATTTCAACTGAGCTCAGTCTTCCAAGAGTTGCTCAGTACTTGACTCTGCTTTACATAGATTGACACAGGCTACCGAAAATGATCTTCATTAAAGACATTTCAAATCTTGCTTTGAAGAACAACTCCCATCCATTGATCATCTTCGTGGGCCCCAAGGTCATGTCTGCACACTTAGCTAGTAAGATGCTTATGGTGTTTGATGTGGTCAAGCACTGGCCACATTATTATACCTCTAATTGTCGTTCGTGCAAAAGGTGTCCACCTTAATTAGATGTGCTGATCTCCTAAATGCAGACACAGTgtggaagtttctttttttttccagtaatgaGCCTGGAGCTGGACACTTTGTAGGTTTCCTCTAAATAATGAGTCGAGTTGCATGACCTAAATGACCAGTTTTTTTAAGTGTATCATTTTCCCAAAGACTGCTAGGCAGCACCCACATGAACTGTTTCCTCAAACTTCTTGGTAATTAACAGACAACATAGTACCACTCAACATATTTTACAGTCATTCTGAAAGCAAAGAAAGCCTTCATGGAAATAAGTGACCCTTGGCATCCAGACCAATAGTTAAAGCAAGCTCTTTGCCTCAGAAAACAGTATCTGTAactctgtatgtatgtatgtatgtatttctttgtgtgtAGTAAATTTACACAAGCCATACCATCTTTTACACTGACTTTGTGATGTAGTAGTTTCTCTAACACCCATCTACCAACACTCCATTTTCCCCATACTCAGATGCTCAGGTCACTTCAGGCATTATTGTATTTGGTTTGGAATGCTACATTCTAAAAGGAACAGGGAAAGTTAGTGTGTCCAGAAAAGGACCTAAACTAGGACAGGAAAAAAGCCTGGAAAGGGTCATAGGAGGAACAATGGAAGACACTGAGGAGGTTTACCCTGGAGAAGAAAAGGCTCAGGGGCCATGATTGCTGTTTTCAACATCTGGACAGCTGCAGTGTAGAAGAGGAATTATATACTTTGTTTAGTATGGCCCCAAAGAGCAGAACTCGATTCAGTGAGTGGAGATTATACGAACAAATTTCAACTCCAGAGGGGAAAAGACTTCTCTCGAGTATACCGTAATCTTATTATAATCATTAGAGCCGTTCAAAGATGGCCCAGACTGCTTTATGAGCTAGAAGGTGTCTAGGCATGTTTGATCAGAGGGTCGATGGTCAGTGCTGTGGTGAAGGAGATTCGTGGTCTGGGGATGGTGCAGGATTTGAGAACCGTCAAAGTCCTTTCCAACCCTGGGATATTTGAGATGCTCTGATATCAAGAACAAGGCTGTCACACTGAATCACTCCTGGATCCCCGAGGCACCACTGGCCATGGTTCCCCATGGAAAACTGTTATCCCTGAGTGAGGAACGACACTGCTACCAAATGCTGTCCGTCTTGTCATCTTATCCTCTGTAGGTGGGACTAGGCTGTATGGTTGCTTTGATTAAGGTGTTGAAAATAATGTGATTTCTTCATACTTGGTATTGTCAGCACTAAAGGAACACAGCCTTCGCCATAAATATGTCCATACAAATCCTTTCCAAATCACAGGCACCAGATAAGGTGTTGATTCGGcaattgtgtttctgttttatttccagGGCTAAAAGTTCCCTGATTCCACACTGGGTTGTTCAATATAATTGGCCTAACGCTTCGTTTTAGTTTTTAAGTATTCGTAGAAATGGTAAAGAGCAACCTACCTTTGTGcatttcaaagtttttttctttcttcttcacttcTTTGCTTTGCATTATACCCTAAAATAAGAATCATGGCAAAAGGTCATTTTGACAGGAAGTCTGGTGGGGGTGCTTTAGAGGGAGGTTTCATTCATTTGGCACCTGTCATTACTCTTGTTGCCTGTTTCTGGTGAGGATTACCATCTAGACTCAGATCCTGTCATTAATTCCATCCTACCAACTGGGAGCCCATGGCTTTGACAGATGAGCTGACAGCCCAGAAAACCCAGGGGGGTGAACCTGGAGACAGAATGTGGGCTTTATTATCTTCCAGTGCTCTCTCCAGACCAGAGACTGCTATGCTGACCCCTCCTGCGACCCTAACCTCCCCGGTTTTGGCAGGTATTGACAAATAATGCTGAATGGGGATCTGATTCGACCCTGGGAACCAGTATAtagaatatttatatacataaatcatGGTGTGTATCTAGTAGAATAATATTGGTCCAAAATCTCTCAGGAAATGGAAATAGTAACTTTGACCTCGGGAAGAAATCCCAGATGATGAAAAGATCCtcagacatttttaaattttgttgtccCTTTCAACGGGCCGAAGAGA of Hippopotamus amphibius kiboko isolate mHipAmp2 chromosome X, mHipAmp2.hap2, whole genome shotgun sequence contains these proteins:
- the CD40LG gene encoding CD40 ligand translates to MIETYSQPSPRSVATGQPVSMKIFMYLLTVFLITQMIGSALFAVYLHRRLDKIEDERNLHEDFVFMKTIQRCNKGEGSLSLLNCEEIKSRFEDLVKGIMQSKEVKKKEKNFEMHKGDQDPQIAAHVISEASSKTASVLQWAPKGYYTLSTNLVTLENGKQLAVKRQGLYYIYAQVTFCSNRQALSQAPFIASLCLKSPSGSERILLRAANTHSSSKPCGQQSIHLGGVFELQPGASVFVNVTDPSQVSHGTGFTSFGLLKL